A region of the Pricia mediterranea genome:
AAAAATCAGAATTTTTAACGTACTGCATCCAGCGATTTTCTTTTTGGTCGCTTTCGTTTTTTTTCTGATGCTCTATCCGTTTCTCCTTGAGTACTATTTCCCTTTCTTCAACACTACGCTAAAGGTCAGGGCTATTTTGATAGTCTATCTAGTCATTTTCGTTTTAGCTGCCCATTGGGCGCCAAATTATCTTTTGCTGAAGACATTTCCCAATCTAAAGGACATGGTCGCCCAAGTGCGAATGGATATAAAGCACTGGAAACGGGCTTTCTACTTATTTTTTCTGTCGGGCGTCGCCTTGTATCTCTACATTTACTTTTTTCAGATGGGTACGATTCCCATTTTCTTGGATGACCTTGAAAGTGCGCGGGTGGGGGCCAAAGCGGGATTGGGAAAATACATCCTTATCGGAAACGCACTGATTAGCGTAAGCTTGGTCTATCGCTTTGCGGTCGAAAAATTCGTGTTGGGCAAAATCAAACCTATTTCGGTTGTCTATCTCTTGATCGGTGTATTTTTCGTAATGGGTATCGGATTTCGAGGTCCCGCTGCCTATCTGGTGGTCAGTTGTTTCTTGGCCTACCTCATTTTCACTCAAAAATATCTGAACGAACAGGGAATATCTTTTCGTTACATTTTGACGGGAATCATATTTATCATTTTCCTATCCCTGTTAGGATATTATCGGCATACAGGTCAAATTTCGTACCGGGCAATTGGCTCTACGGCATGGACTACAGCGGTCAACGTAAGCAATCTTGCCGACATTGTTCACAATACCGATAAAGAAGGTGAATTCTACTATGGGCAGACGGTCTTAAATGATTTAGGGATGACTGTCGGCTTGCACGAACGTGGTTTTACCGGGGTCATTCTTAAAGAAAAATACCAATTGGAATTTGAAGGAGAAGGCATGACCATCACTTCTCCTGGGGAAGCGTACATGAATTTTGGTTGGTTCGGTATTATTTTGCACGCTGCCTTTCTGGGTACCCTGGCAGGATTTGTTTACGAAATCATAATACGTAGCGGTAAACTGAGTTGGTTCGTAATCCTTGTTCTTTTCAGTTTGAATTTTTCCCGTTTAGCAGTGGGCGGAATCGTGGCACCTGGCCTCTTCTTTTTGGTGCCTCAATTGATACTTTGTGCCGTATTTATCTTTATTGCAAAATTGAAAATTTAATCATGAAAGTATTATTCCAATCCAGAAGCAATCTGTACTCGGCACCCGGCGGAGATACCACTCAAATCGAAAAAACCAAGGAGCACCTCGAAAAGTTAGGGGTTGAGGTCGATATTAGTATAGAGCTAGAGCCCGACTTAACGGGTTATGACCTAGTTCATCTTTTTAACCTAATGGACCCTCAGGAGCTTTATATGCAGATAAAACATGCCAAAAAGCACGATAAAAAGGTGGCGCTTTCTACGATTTACGGGCTGTACACCGAATTTGAACGTAAAGCAAGGGGCGGGTTTGCACAAAAGGTGGCGAACGTTCTTTCTCCATATACGATAAACTACATCAAGACCTTTTTAAGACATCTCAAAGACGGACGAATGAACAAAGGGGTGTATTATATGCTCTATAGGGGATACTATCATCTGGCCAAAAAAGTGACCGAACAAGTTGATGTGTTCCTGCCCAATTCCCTGTCCGAAATGGAGAGGGTGGCCCGGGAATATAAGCTGTCGGATTATAAGTTTGAAGTAGTGCCCAACGCCGTAGACACAAAGTTGTTCGATCCAAATAAAGTTTCTCTCACCGATTTGGACGAAGACTTGCTGCGATTTAAAGATTGTATATTGTCGGTCGCCCGGATCGAAGGAAGAAAATCAACCTTGAACTTAATAAAGGCAGTAGGAGATCGCTATCCGCTTGTACTCATCGGCAATGAGACGAAAAACGACAAGACCTTCACTGACGCTTGCCATGCCGCCGCAGGTGATAACGTCTATTTTACGGGTCCGATTCCACATGACAAGCTACCCATCTATTACAAACTGGCCAAGGTGCATGCGCTGATCAGTTGGATGGAAACCCCGGGCCTCTCCTCCTTAGAGGCCGGTGCCATGGAAACCAATATTGTAATTACCGAGAAAGGAGATACCCGCGACTATTTCGAGGATTTTGCTTTTTACTGCGAGCCAGACGATGTGGCATCAATAAGCGACGCTATCGATAAAGCGTACCAAGCGCCTTTTGAAATGAAACTGAAAGACAAGATCCTGGCGGAGTATATTTGGGAAGAGACAGCCAAAAAAACACTGGAGGGCTATCAAAAAGCTTAGGGTTACGCCTATTTCGATGATACAACATGTTCATGGGGCGTGTTTTCCTACCTCGTTCACCGTATCCAAAATATAAGGCAGACGTCTTTCTACAACCCCAAGTATGACAACATCGGGATCGACCTGGTCTACCCAATACATGTCAACCGGACTTTTTCCGACGTAAACGACCTTTGAATAGTGAAGGGATAAAAATTGAATCAGTGCAGCCCCGTAAGAATCCCTAAAGACCAGGGCCGTTTTATCATTGCCACAATTCTCATTTAAGGTGACCGTTGCATTTTGGTAGATCCCTGTAGGTGCAACGAAACGATATGCCTTGTTACCGTCTTTTAAACGGTAGTTCGGCTTTTCGTCATAGTAATCCATTCCATCTATGCCTAAAAGATTGGTCAAATCACCTTCTCTTATCTTGATGTACGATACCTCAAAGGCTTCTTTAGGAAATGGAGATAGCCCTAGTTCGTCATAGGTCTGCTCGCAGAAAGCACGGTAAGCCCCATAGGCACCATTTAGATTCCAATGCGAATCGAATTTGAAGTACAATTGGTCTTCTTGCTTTTCTTTCAATAGATGCTTCCTAACGTCGAAAAGAGACATTCCCTTTTCATCAAAGTATTCAACGGCCTGATCGGCCAGTGAAGTTTCGCCTTGAATCTGCACTTTCATGGTAAAAGGAAGTAGCTCGTTGTAAATAGTATGTTTGTTAGGCCAAAATCCGACAACATAATCCATACCGCGTGCGGCAAGCTGCTGTTTTAGCTTGAATTGCTTGGAAAAACCGTTTTCAAGCTGCTTTAACGAAGCAAGGTTGGTATGGGAATAACTTGAATAAATACCACCGTCAATTGCGTTGTGTTCATTGAAAAACAAAAAACCCTGTTTACCAAATTGCACTAGTTCGGGCTGTGGCGAATCCCTGAAAACACCGATTTTCAGTTTGCTTGCCCAGTTGATTATGGTGGGTCGCAGTCCGAAATTGTCATTATAATAGGCTTCGTATTCTTTGGGGAAACTTTGGTTGAACGTCCATTCAGGCATTGGGCTCAATTCCCGTTTCTCCTTGCTTTCGGCTTTTTGACCAGCTCCTAGCAGCTGCACTATCGGTGGCGTAGCAATAATCACGATGAATGTGGCGATATAAAAACTAGGGCTCGGACTTTTTGACCTTGAAACCTTCAAATAGTTGGAGATAAAGGCCGCAACGGCAAAGACCAACGCGAAAATAATGGCCACAGTCTTATCTACCAGAGGCTGTGCTTCGGCTAATTTCTTGATTGTCGGGGTGAGGTTGAAATTAGAAATAAAGAAAGGGTCATAGCTATTTGAGACGATTTTTGTAAAGAATTTGCCATCCTTTTCAGAGATGTGCACATTTTTTAAAAAAGACTCCGAAATAGGGTAAGAAAATGAGTGGTCAGGTGTTTTCAAGCGAGCCTCTTGAATGTGCAGGGGCGACTGCCCCCTATTATTGCCGATATCGATACGCAATTTAGAAATGGTCGTGTCGAGAGGTAGAACAAAATCGATGACCTGAGGTTTATCGCTTCCATTTACCTCCGAGATTATGCTATGCTTCTCATTGAAACCACTGTCGCCCTCGGATAAATAGAACACCTGAAACTTGTCGTTCTGTAAGACCGTAGCCGTCAGGGACAAGGTCATTTCGGAGGGTCCTTCCCCCGTCATACCCATAATTAAGCGTGTTGCAACGAAAATCGATAGTGCTACCAGTACCGTGAACGAGTATTTCTTTACCATACTAGAATCTAAAATAAATGAATGGATTGTAGGTTGTCTGCGCAAGCTCCAACAGCGAGAGTATAAAAAGTGACACGTAAATTACATGTTCCATCGCAAAAGCCCAATTCTGATTGGGTAACCTCATGGCCAGATACTTGACTGCGCCCGCCCGTAAAGGTGCCGAGAAGAGCACTCCTAAGATGATGACCATTAAAGTGTAGGTATTGAGGAAAAGATATGGATACTCATAAGTACCTTTGGTAAAAGCGAACATGGTCTCAATATAACCTATGGCATAACCTAAATCTTCGGCTCGAAAAATGACCCAACCCACCATAACGACGAGCAATAAATAAAACCGCTTCAAGAAATTCAAACGCTCGGGCAAGCTGAAGAGGTCCATGCGTTCAACAATAAGAAAGAAACCGTGGAACATACCCCAAACGATAAAATTCCAGCTTGCCCCGTGCCAAAGGCCTGTCAAGAAGAACACAATCAAAAGATTGACATAGGTTCGGATTTTTCCCTTACGGTTTCCGCCCAATGGAATATAGAGATAGTCCCTGAACCAAGTAGAGAGCGATATATGCCACCGACGCCAGAATTCCTGTACTGATCGTGAAATGTACGGATGGTCGAAGTTCTCCTTAAAATTGAACCCGAACATTTTCCCAAGACCAATGGCCATATCCGAATACCCCGAAAAATCATAATAGATCTGCAGGGTGTAGCAGAGTATGCCGATCCATGCCAATGGAGACGACAGTTCATCGACCGCCCCCCCAAAAACCTTATCGGCGATCAGACCCACATTGTTGGCGATTATTATCTTTTTTGCAAAACCGGTCAAGAATCTCGTAATACCGGTCTTGAATAGTGCAGGGGTTACCTTTCGTTTTTCAATTTCTTTCGAAATATCAACATATCTCACAATCGGACCTGCAATAAGTTGCGGAAAAAGTGCAATGTACATGCCGAGGTTGACAATACTTTCTTGGCCTTTTACAGTACCCCGATGAACATCTACTAAATAGGAAATACTTTGGAAGGTAAAAAAGGAAATACCTATGGGTAAGGTGACCCCAGAGATGTCAATATTAAAATGTAGGCCAATACTTTCAAGGTTTTCAACAATAAAATGTATGTATTTATAGTAGGCCAGCACCAGTAGATTTAGCCCTACACCGACACCTAACAGTATCTTGGAAACTATTGGGCGATGCTTATCCTTATTCGTAGAAATTGCTATGCCGACAACGTAGTTGACGGCTATAGAGCCCATCATCAGCAATACTAATAAGCCTTCGCCCCATGCATAGAAAAAGAGACTTGCTAGGAGCAGGAAAAGATTTCTAAGCTTGTTTTGCAACAAGAAATAGATGGCAAGAACGAGGGGAAGAAATAAAAAGATAAAGACGGTGGAACTGAAAACCATAGGCTACTTAATAGGTTAAAGCTATCGGACGACACCGACCGGTATATTGGTTGATCTATGAAACGGGTCAGAAAATAACATAGGTGGACTCCGTCTCCTATTTTATCTAAGGCTCACTTTTATAGGACTTCATATCAGTATTTCGCCATCGATGCAAAAGATAGGAGGTAAAGAAAACAAAAAACACAGAACCCCATTGTCGGATCATAAACGATTCTGTCATTCCGAATAGCAACATAATGGTAAAAAAGAACAAAAGTAAAGTATCCTTTTTCCTGATACCAATATAAAGGATACGAGCATAAATGAGTAAAAGAATCAATAAGCCCAAATAACCGAGGTCAAGCGTAGTTTGTAAAAATTGATTGTGTGCATTGTATGCTTCGACGACCTGGACTGCGTCTCCACCAATCTCTTTCTCATAGCAATCGGTCAGCAAACGGGAAGAATTATTAATTCCAGTTCCAAAAAACCCGGCAGTTTTGATGTGTTGCCAACTACATTCCCAAGAAAGCATCCTGCTGTAAATGCCATTATTGTAATTGACTTGGTCGTTCAGGTCTATTTGAATTACTTCCTTAAACTTGCTCTGAACAATCGGTCGGTTTGCCATCCATATCGTCGTTAAAACGAAAAAAGCAATGAACCCTATTAAAAACTTCCGCCCTCCTTTCTTCTTTAGATAGGCAATAATAAAGAAGACGGTCAATACGAGAGCCACGATAATGCTTGTACGGTTATAGAACACTGCCAGGCTGAAAAAGAGAAAAGGGATAAAAAAATAGTATTCCAATTTGACTACATTTGCCGTAATCAATTCGGAATATAGTATCGCCAAGGTAAAACAGACGAAGATGGCCAAATAGTTCAATTGCAAATCAATTATTTCGGTGGGGTCATGATAGTAAAAAATGTAGCCTTTGCTGCGGATATAGGTTGTTATAATGGATATAAGACATGCAGCAATCACGGTGTACACGAAGACGAAGAGCATCCGCTTTTGATATTTGATGAATGAAAGAGAAAAAGGAATCAATACCAAGGGTAAGTACTTGACCAGGGTCGAGGCACTCTGGGGTTGTTCGATTACGAGAAGGTTGACTGCCAAAATGAAATAATATAAAAAGAACAACAGTGCAGATGGCGAGAAATGTGGGAGAAACCGCTGTCGTGGCGAAAACAGGTACAGCGCGGACAAAACTGCTACGGCGTAAGAGTTGATGTTATATACCCTCGCGAAGGGAATGCTAGCCACTAAGAAAAAGAGTGCTATAGTTTTAATTTTATCTAGTGACACGTACTTTGGTTTGAAGACGAAATTAAAGATTTAAATGAAGGATTTTCCCTTTTAAGCCTGCAAAAGAAACTTAACCTCCCAGACTTTCCGCCTGAAAATCACAAAAGACTTGAAAAAAAACCAAAAAACACGAGTGGCCATTATCGGAACGGTAGGCATCCCGGCCAAATACGGCGGGTTCGAAACCTTGGCCGAAAACTTAGTCGCACAACTTGGAAACAGGTATGAGTTTACCGTGTACTGCAGTGCGCCGAGTTACATCGGCCAACGAAAAGAAAGCTATTTAGGGGCGCGGTTGAAGTACATCCCCCTAAAGGCCAACGGAAAGTCAAGTATCATTTATGATGCCCTATCTATTGTTCAGGCTCTTTTCTTTGCGGACGTAATTCTGATACTGGGGGTAAGCGGGGCATTTATGATTCCGGTTATTAGATGGTTTACCAAGAAGCGTGTGATCACGAACATTGATGGCTTGGAGTGGAAGAGAGACAAATGGGGCGGGACGGCGAAAAAATATTTAAAATGGCAGGAGAAGATTGCGATAAAATACAGTAATAGTATTGTGGTGGATAACAAAGGTATAGAGGACCATGTGATGAAAGAGTACGGATTGCCGAGCAACCTTATTGCCTACGGCGCCAACCACGTTTATAAAAAGCGATTAGGCGAAGCTGTTAAAAACGAGCTTCGACTGCCCGATAGTTTTGCCTTCAAGGTCTGCCGAATTGAACCGGAAAATAACATCCATATAATTTTGAACGCCTTCGGAGAAACCGACTTTGATTTCGTGATGGTTGGCAATTGGAGCAACAGCGAATACGGTAAGCTATTAAAAGAAAAACATGATAGCAGCAACAACTTATACCTGTTGGACCCCATATATGAGCCGGACAAATTGAACGCTTTGCGGTCTAACTGTTCTTTGTATGTTCATGGTCATAGTGCCGGCGGTACAAATCCTTCATTGGTCGAGGCAATGTATTTGGAGCTTCCAATTGTGGCATTTGATGTTAATTACAATCGGTATACCACGGATAATGAAGCTCTTTACTTTAGTACGAAGAACGATTTGACTCAGCTATTGAATAGCGAATTGATGAAAGTCGATAACTTGAAATCCATAGGTAAAAAAATGAAAAACATCGCGATAAGAAAGTATACTTGGAAAGTTATTGGCGAGGCTTACGAACAATTGTTCTCAGCTTAATTTCAAAGTTTTCTTAAAGTCGAATTCCTACTATTTCCATCCAAATTCCGGTTGTTGGTTTAACTTTTGCTACTTTTAAGAAATAAATAGTCGATTTGTTTTTTCTAGAGACCGCCATATCACTTTTTATAGGTGCCTTCCTTCTTACCTATTTGACGATACCGAAGATTATCAGTGTTGTCGAGTACAAAAGATTGATGGACAACCCTAATAAGAGAAGTTCCCACAAGTTGGGAACTCCCACTTTAGGGGGTGTGTCTTTTTTTTATGTTCTTATTTTCGCGCTTTTTTTTATCAATGGCCGAGACGTCTTCGACGAAGGAATGTACATTATTCCGGGACTTACCATCCTCTTTATAGTAGGATTGAAAGACGACCTAGTGGTCATCTCTCCCGGTGCAAAACTTTTATCCCAAGTTTTCGCCATTGTCTTTATTCTTGCAAACCCCAGTTTCACCATCCACTCTCTTAACGGCTTCCTGAACATCAATGAGATACCTTATTACCTATATCTGATCATTGGAGGATTCATGATGATTACAATTATTAATTCGTACAACCTAATTGACGGTATAGATGGTCTGGCGTCGGTGGTTGGCATCGTAATTTTGGTAATTTATACCACTATATTCTATTTGACCGAAGAATATTTTTTCGCTTTGCTAGCTATAGCTCTGAATGCCAGTCTAATGGCCTTTTTAGGGTTTAACCTATCTTCCGATAAAAAGATTTTTATGGGCGATACGGGTTCGTTAATCGTGGGGTTTATCATTAGCATCCTTACTTTGAAGTTTTTGGCATTGCGTCCCGTAGTGTATACCGATCTTCCGTTTTTACTTGAAAATGCACCTCTGATCGCCATAAGCATCCTGATTGTGCCGTTGTTTGACACGGCGCGGGTATTTGCTATCCGAATCGCTAATAAAAAGGGACCGTTTTCTCCCGACCGCAACCACACCCATCACGTACTTATCGATTATTGGGGGCTTACCCACAAGCAGGCCAGCTTTATCATCGGGTGTTTTAACCTGCTTTTCGTAACACTCTTTGTTGTTTTGGGCAGCACGGCAAAGAATCTGGGGATGGTGATCATGTTGGTGTCCGTAGTTATCTTTCTAGGATATATCTTTTTCAAATACAACTACAATTTTACAACCTTGAAGCAAAAGATTTTGCTGAAGCGAAAAGTCGACCGCCTGAAGACGAAGGCAAAGGAGAAAGGTCCCAAGAAGAAGAAACCGAGAAACCCTGGGAAGGATGAATCTGAAGAGGACAGGGAGCTTTAATCGTATACGATTTGCGTTGAGTCCTTTAACCACAAGGTTTGCCGAAGCGCTTTAAATTAAATCTCCCATTTTTACCTTAAATTGTGATCCCCGCATCAAACCGTCACAATTTGCAAAAAGCAAGTTTGTTATTACAACATAACCCCTATTTTTGCGCAAACCGAATTCAACACCGACACTGATGAACATCCTTATCTTGGGCGCGGGGGGACGCGAGCATACCTTAGCCTGGAAACTCCACCAAAGTCCGAAATTATCTAAGCTATACGTTGCACCGGGAAATGCCGGTACGGCATCCGTTGCCGAAAATATACCGATAAGTGTAAACGACTTTGACGCCATTAAAAAAGCAGTTCTTGAGAAACAGATTGAAATGGTGTTGGTGGGGCCGGAAGATCCCTTGGTCAACGGTATTCATGATTATTTCTTGAACGATATGGACTTGGTCTCCATTCCCGTTATCGGCCCCCAGAAAGCGGCCGCTCAGTTGGAGGGCAGTAAGGAGTTCGCTAAAAAGTTTATGGCACGGCACGATATTCCTACGGCACGCTATAAGAGCTTTACCGCAGGAACCTTGCAAGAGGGGTTCGCTTTTTTGGATTCCCTAGAACCGCCTTACGTATTAAAAGCAGATGGCCTTGCAGCCGGTAAGGGGGTTATGATATTGAGCGACCTACAACAGGCCAAGCACGAACTCGAGGCCATGCTCATCGATGCGAAATTCGGCAGTGCCAGTACTACGGTCGTTATAGAGGAGTTTCTTAGGGGCATTGAGCTGAGCGTTTTCGTACTGACCGATGGAAAGGGCTATAAGATACTGCCGACCGCAAAAGACTATAAACGTATCGGCGAGGGGGACACCGGACTGAACACAGGGGGCATGGGAGCGATTTCGCCGGTTCCATTTGCCGATGCAGCTTTTATGGACAAGGTGCATCAGCGCATCGTCAGGCCGACGATAGACGGTTTTAAAAAAGATGGATTACCCTATAGGGGATTTGTTTTTATCGGTCTGATCAAGGTAGATGACGAGCCCAAGGTAATCGAATACAACGTACGGATGGGAGATCCGGAAACCGAGGTGGTGATACCGCGTATAAAAAATGACATGGTATCCCTCTTGGAGGCTGTGGCTAATCAGGGTTTGGACTCCATCACCTTGGAAATTGAAGAGCGTGCGGCCGCCACAGTAATGTTGGTCTCCGGAGGATATCCCGAAGCGTATGAAAAAGGAAAAGCGATAACCGGCCCTGAGAAAATTAACGGCTCATTGGTGTTCCATGCGGGTACTTTAGGCGAACAAGGCAGAATCATCACAAATGGGGGACGGGTCATGGCCATCACATCCTACGGAAAGGACTTCAAAGAAGCTTTAGAGCTATCCTACAAAAATATAGCGCTTATAAAGTATGACGGAATGAACTATCGAAAAGATATCGGCTTCGACCTCTAAAATTACAGAAACGAATGCGAGCTGATCGATTTATCCTCCTCGTTATTGTCGTTGATTTTTTTGAGCTGTAACATCCAATAGATGAACCCGGCGAAACCGATGAGCATCAAAATCCAGTTGAAAAAGTTGGCGCCCCACCAACTGTCCCAGTAGCGCAACTGGTCTAACGGCCAAAACAGGTAGTTTACGAACAAATCTTCTATTCCCCTAAAAAATGAAGTCATCTTAGCTATATTTACCCTACAAAAATATGAAAAGTTGATATGATTTCCATCATTTTTGGCAAAACCAAGCCGATAAACTTCATAATCGTCTTCACGTTCCTGTTAATGTTCTATTGGGGGGTTCATTTTTTTCTGTTCGATAGAGTGTATGCACCTGACGTATTGCTGCAAAAAACCTTGGTTTTAGGAGTCTTGCTTTTCAGTATTTTTTTGGTCAATTTCATTGTAAAACGGAATAAAGTAACCGGCCCGAACTCGTTTGCCATCCTTTTTTACGCGCTCTTGATCGTAGTTTTTCCCGAAACGCTTCTCGATTCTAACGCCATTTGGAGTAGTTTTTTTCTGTTGCTGGCCATAAGACGATTGGTCAGTATGCGTTCTGAGCGCGATACCAAGTTCAAGATTTTCGATGCCACGATATGGATTCTGGTCTCAAGTCTGTTCTACGATTGGGCCATTTTGTATCTCGTCTTGGTATTTGCGGCCATTGCCTTTTACAAGCCCGAAAATTTCAGAAACTGGCTAGCACCCCTTGCAGGCCTTTTCACGGTATATCTGATAACCAAAAGTATTTTGATTTTGACGGGCAACAAAGATTTTTTGCTCGAACACTATGAGTTTCATGTTTCCCCGGATCTAGCCTATTTTTCATATTGGGGGCACAGCACCAAACTTGTTCTCTTTGCTATAGTCACGGCTTTAGCGGGGTTAATGGCGTTCATAAAATTAGGAAAATCGAATTTTGGCAGGGCGATTACCATACGGCTTATCGTATTATCTTTCGTCATCGGGTTGGTAGTGAACCTGCTCAAACTTTCGGACAACGTGTACCCCGTTATGCTCGTTTTTTTCCCTGCAGTAGTATTCTTGACCAAATACGTCGAATCGATACGCCGGGCCCATATCAAGGAAATTGCGCTGGTTGTCGCCATTATTGTCCCTTTTTTG
Encoded here:
- a CDS encoding glycosyltransferase family 4 protein is translated as MFFLETAISLFIGAFLLTYLTIPKIISVVEYKRLMDNPNKRSSHKLGTPTLGGVSFFYVLIFALFFINGRDVFDEGMYIIPGLTILFIVGLKDDLVVISPGAKLLSQVFAIVFILANPSFTIHSLNGFLNINEIPYYLYLIIGGFMMITIINSYNLIDGIDGLASVVGIVILVIYTTIFYLTEEYFFALLAIALNASLMAFLGFNLSSDKKIFMGDTGSLIVGFIISILTLKFLALRPVVYTDLPFLLENAPLIAISILIVPLFDTARVFAIRIANKKGPFSPDRNHTHHVLIDYWGLTHKQASFIIGCFNLLFVTLFVVLGSTAKNLGMVIMLVSVVIFLGYIFFKYNYNFTTLKQKILLKRKVDRLKTKAKEKGPKKKKPRNPGKDESEEDREL
- a CDS encoding DUF1972 domain-containing protein gives rise to the protein MKKNQKTRVAIIGTVGIPAKYGGFETLAENLVAQLGNRYEFTVYCSAPSYIGQRKESYLGARLKYIPLKANGKSSIIYDALSIVQALFFADVILILGVSGAFMIPVIRWFTKKRVITNIDGLEWKRDKWGGTAKKYLKWQEKIAIKYSNSIVVDNKGIEDHVMKEYGLPSNLIAYGANHVYKKRLGEAVKNELRLPDSFAFKVCRIEPENNIHIILNAFGETDFDFVMVGNWSNSEYGKLLKEKHDSSNNLYLLDPIYEPDKLNALRSNCSLYVHGHSAGGTNPSLVEAMYLELPIVAFDVNYNRYTTDNEALYFSTKNDLTQLLNSELMKVDNLKSIGKKMKNIAIRKYTWKVIGEAYEQLFSA
- a CDS encoding alginate O-acetyltransferase AlgX-related protein, which codes for MVKKYSFTVLVALSIFVATRLIMGMTGEGPSEMTLSLTATVLQNDKFQVFYLSEGDSGFNEKHSIISEVNGSDKPQVIDFVLPLDTTISKLRIDIGNNRGQSPLHIQEARLKTPDHSFSYPISESFLKNVHISEKDGKFFTKIVSNSYDPFFISNFNLTPTIKKLAEAQPLVDKTVAIIFALVFAVAAFISNYLKVSRSKSPSPSFYIATFIVIIATPPIVQLLGAGQKAESKEKRELSPMPEWTFNQSFPKEYEAYYNDNFGLRPTIINWASKLKIGVFRDSPQPELVQFGKQGFLFFNEHNAIDGGIYSSYSHTNLASLKQLENGFSKQFKLKQQLAARGMDYVVGFWPNKHTIYNELLPFTMKVQIQGETSLADQAVEYFDEKGMSLFDVRKHLLKEKQEDQLYFKFDSHWNLNGAYGAYRAFCEQTYDELGLSPFPKEAFEVSYIKIREGDLTNLLGIDGMDYYDEKPNYRLKDGNKAYRFVAPTGIYQNATVTLNENCGNDKTALVFRDSYGAALIQFLSLHYSKVVYVGKSPVDMYWVDQVDPDVVILGVVERRLPYILDTVNEVGKHAP
- a CDS encoding O-antigen ligase family protein, whose translation is MSLDKIKTIALFFLVASIPFARVYNINSYAVAVLSALYLFSPRQRFLPHFSPSALLFFLYYFILAVNLLVIEQPQSASTLVKYLPLVLIPFSLSFIKYQKRMLFVFVYTVIAACLISIITTYIRSKGYIFYYHDPTEIIDLQLNYLAIFVCFTLAILYSELITANVVKLEYYFFIPFLFFSLAVFYNRTSIIVALVLTVFFIIAYLKKKGGRKFLIGFIAFFVLTTIWMANRPIVQSKFKEVIQIDLNDQVNYNNGIYSRMLSWECSWQHIKTAGFFGTGINNSSRLLTDCYEKEIGGDAVQVVEAYNAHNQFLQTTLDLGYLGLLILLLIYARILYIGIRKKDTLLLFFFTIMLLFGMTESFMIRQWGSVFFVFFTSYLLHRWRNTDMKSYKSEP
- the purD gene encoding phosphoribosylamine--glycine ligase, producing MNILILGAGGREHTLAWKLHQSPKLSKLYVAPGNAGTASVAENIPISVNDFDAIKKAVLEKQIEMVLVGPEDPLVNGIHDYFLNDMDLVSIPVIGPQKAAAQLEGSKEFAKKFMARHDIPTARYKSFTAGTLQEGFAFLDSLEPPYVLKADGLAAGKGVMILSDLQQAKHELEAMLIDAKFGSASTTVVIEEFLRGIELSVFVLTDGKGYKILPTAKDYKRIGEGDTGLNTGGMGAISPVPFADAAFMDKVHQRIVRPTIDGFKKDGLPYRGFVFIGLIKVDDEPKVIEYNVRMGDPETEVVIPRIKNDMVSLLEAVANQGLDSITLEIEERAAATVMLVSGGYPEAYEKGKAITGPEKINGSLVFHAGTLGEQGRIITNGGRVMAITSYGKDFKEALELSYKNIALIKYDGMNYRKDIGFDL
- a CDS encoding MBOAT family O-acyltransferase, whose amino-acid sequence is MVFSSTVFIFLFLPLVLAIYFLLQNKLRNLFLLLASLFFYAWGEGLLVLLMMGSIAVNYVVGIAISTNKDKHRPIVSKILLGVGVGLNLLVLAYYKYIHFIVENLESIGLHFNIDISGVTLPIGISFFTFQSISYLVDVHRGTVKGQESIVNLGMYIALFPQLIAGPIVRYVDISKEIEKRKVTPALFKTGITRFLTGFAKKIIIANNVGLIADKVFGGAVDELSSPLAWIGILCYTLQIYYDFSGYSDMAIGLGKMFGFNFKENFDHPYISRSVQEFWRRWHISLSTWFRDYLYIPLGGNRKGKIRTYVNLLIVFFLTGLWHGASWNFIVWGMFHGFFLIVERMDLFSLPERLNFLKRFYLLLVVMVGWVIFRAEDLGYAIGYIETMFAFTKGTYEYPYLFLNTYTLMVIILGVLFSAPLRAGAVKYLAMRLPNQNWAFAMEHVIYVSLFILSLLELAQTTYNPFIYFRF
- a CDS encoding O-antigen polymerase, producing the protein MRKIRIFNVLHPAIFFLVAFVFFLMLYPFLLEYYFPFFNTTLKVRAILIVYLVIFVLAAHWAPNYLLLKTFPNLKDMVAQVRMDIKHWKRAFYLFFLSGVALYLYIYFFQMGTIPIFLDDLESARVGAKAGLGKYILIGNALISVSLVYRFAVEKFVLGKIKPISVVYLLIGVFFVMGIGFRGPAAYLVVSCFLAYLIFTQKYLNEQGISFRYILTGIIFIIFLSLLGYYRHTGQISYRAIGSTAWTTAVNVSNLADIVHNTDKEGEFYYGQTVLNDLGMTVGLHERGFTGVILKEKYQLEFEGEGMTITSPGEAYMNFGWFGIILHAAFLGTLAGFVYEIIIRSGKLSWFVILVLFSLNFSRLAVGGIVAPGLFFLVPQLILCAVFIFIAKLKI
- a CDS encoding glycosyltransferase family 4 protein — its product is MKVLFQSRSNLYSAPGGDTTQIEKTKEHLEKLGVEVDISIELEPDLTGYDLVHLFNLMDPQELYMQIKHAKKHDKKVALSTIYGLYTEFERKARGGFAQKVANVLSPYTINYIKTFLRHLKDGRMNKGVYYMLYRGYYHLAKKVTEQVDVFLPNSLSEMERVAREYKLSDYKFEVVPNAVDTKLFDPNKVSLTDLDEDLLRFKDCILSVARIEGRKSTLNLIKAVGDRYPLVLIGNETKNDKTFTDACHAAAGDNVYFTGPIPHDKLPIYYKLAKVHALISWMETPGLSSLEAGAMETNIVITEKGDTRDYFEDFAFYCEPDDVASISDAIDKAYQAPFEMKLKDKILAEYIWEETAKKTLEGYQKA
- a CDS encoding DUF6341 family protein — encoded protein: MTSFFRGIEDLFVNYLFWPLDQLRYWDSWWGANFFNWILMLIGFAGFIYWMLQLKKINDNNEEDKSISSHSFL